Proteins encoded in a region of the Zea mays cultivar B73 chromosome 4, Zm-B73-REFERENCE-NAM-5.0, whole genome shotgun sequence genome:
- the LOC100276549 gene encoding uncharacterized protein LOC100276549 precursor, whose product MKSRSMASSAALLVLALALVAATAPQVAEAKKKRAAESGEAAEAKKIQDDFCSTLCEGKKGTDLVVCKESCALSQQSNLVLYGRIQCKGKCTEQKGITAPAMKVCQEECDKAYVVKAAEVTKACSVTCAKEKNPRLSENCKRSCTPPPS is encoded by the coding sequence ATGAAGAGCCGCAGCATGGCATCATCGGCCGCGCTCTTGGTGCTAGCCCTCGCGCTAGTGGCGGCCACCGCCCCACAGGTAGCGGAGGCAAAGAAGAAGAGAGCGGCGGAGAGCGGCGAGGCGGCGGAGGCGAAGAAGATCCAGGACGACTTCTGCTCGACGCTGTGCGAGGGCAAGAAGGGGACGGACCTGGTCGTGTGCAAGGAGTCCTGCGCTCTCTCCCAGCAGTCCAACCTGGTGCTGTACGGCAGGATCCAGTGCAAGGGCAAGTGCACCGAGCAGAAGGGCATCACGGCGCCGGCCATGAAGGTCTGCCAGGAGGAGTGCGACAAGGCGTACGTGGTGAAGGCGGCCGAGGTCACCAAGGCCTGCAGCGTCACCTGCGCCAAGGAGAAGAACCCGCGCCTCAGCGAGAACTGCAAGAGGTCCTGCACCCCTCCTCCTTCTTGA